One genomic segment of Anaerolineae bacterium includes these proteins:
- the fusA gene encoding elongation factor G, with product MAKYTGERLRNVALLGHGGSGKTSLAEAILFNSGGTSRLGRVEDGTTVSDWDPEEQRRRISINTSILPSEWQGYKLNILDTPGYMDFIGEVISAVRVADGAVIVLDAVSGVEVGTEAVWGYANERSLPRLAFINKMDRENASFDGVIKQLREAFTGNIVPLQLPIGAESNFRGVVDLVERKAYLGSSREPTEVPADLIDAVEEARFQLVEVAAESDDELIMKYLEGGELTSEEIRRGLSAGVHKGDVILVLCGSALNNLGIHALMRAIVDYLPSPLEAPKEPATIPATGEETFVTPDPNGPVAALVFKTMADPFVGKLTYFRVMSGKVLSDSRLYNPRAGQEERIGQVFMVRGKEQIGVEEVVAGDLGAVAKLTQTLTGDTLCDRSNPYVFRPIVFPHPLYEVAVNPKTKADSAKMGTSLTRLIEEDPTLQWRQEPSTRQTILAGLGETHIDVAVRRLESKFGVGVTTETPKVPYRETISKIATAQYRHKKQTGGAGQFAEVHLRVEPLERGKGFEYVNEVFGGAISSSFIPSIEKGIRQVMEQGVIAGYPVVDIKAAVYDGKEHPVDSKDIAFQIAGREAFKLAVQQAGPILLEPIMNVTITVPEQYMGDVMSDLNTRRGRVQGMEQVRGKSIVRAQVPLAEMQRYSTDLRSITQGRGVYTMEFSHYEPVPSHLAEKIIAQAKQEAEAER from the coding sequence ATGGCAAAGTATACGGGTGAACGGCTCCGTAATGTGGCACTTCTGGGACACGGAGGCTCGGGCAAAACCTCGTTGGCCGAGGCGATCCTGTTTAACAGTGGTGGCACCAGCCGACTAGGGCGAGTCGAGGACGGCACTACCGTCTCGGACTGGGATCCGGAGGAACAGCGGCGCCGTATCTCCATTAATACGTCCATCCTGCCGAGCGAATGGCAGGGCTATAAGCTCAACATCCTGGATACACCAGGCTATATGGACTTCATTGGCGAGGTGATCAGCGCGGTGCGTGTGGCTGACGGTGCAGTGATCGTCCTGGACGCTGTTTCTGGCGTCGAAGTGGGCACGGAGGCTGTCTGGGGATATGCCAATGAGCGCTCGCTACCTCGTCTAGCCTTTATCAACAAGATGGACCGTGAGAACGCCTCTTTTGATGGCGTAATTAAGCAATTGCGCGAGGCTTTCACAGGGAATATCGTGCCCTTGCAGCTCCCGATCGGTGCCGAGTCGAACTTCCGTGGAGTGGTAGACCTAGTGGAGCGCAAAGCATACTTGGGCTCTAGCCGTGAGCCGACCGAGGTGCCAGCTGACCTGATCGACGCGGTGGAGGAGGCCCGCTTTCAATTGGTGGAGGTGGCGGCTGAGAGCGATGATGAGCTGATTATGAAATACCTGGAGGGTGGGGAGCTCACCTCTGAAGAGATACGGCGCGGCTTGAGCGCTGGTGTTCACAAGGGAGATGTCATCCTTGTGCTCTGCGGTTCCGCTTTGAACAATCTAGGCATTCATGCCCTAATGCGTGCCATCGTTGACTACTTGCCGTCTCCTCTAGAAGCACCTAAAGAACCGGCTACCATCCCTGCTACCGGAGAAGAGACCTTTGTAACGCCCGATCCTAACGGTCCCGTGGCAGCCCTGGTTTTCAAGACCATGGCAGATCCTTTCGTGGGCAAGCTGACGTATTTCCGGGTTATGTCGGGCAAGGTACTCTCAGATAGCCGGCTCTACAATCCACGCGCCGGCCAAGAGGAACGGATTGGCCAAGTCTTTATGGTGCGCGGCAAAGAGCAGATTGGCGTGGAAGAGGTCGTAGCGGGAGACCTGGGAGCTGTCGCCAAGCTGACCCAGACGCTAACAGGAGACACTCTGTGCGATCGCAGCAATCCATACGTGTTTAGGCCCATCGTCTTCCCGCATCCGCTGTACGAGGTCGCTGTTAACCCCAAGACCAAGGCTGATTCAGCTAAGATGGGTACCTCCCTTACCCGTTTGATCGAGGAGGATCCCACATTGCAGTGGCGACAGGAGCCCTCTACCCGTCAGACGATCTTAGCCGGCTTGGGAGAGACGCACATTGATGTAGCTGTGCGTCGGCTGGAGTCTAAATTCGGCGTGGGTGTGACGACCGAAACCCCAAAGGTCCCCTATCGCGAGACGATCTCTAAGATCGCTACGGCCCAATATCGGCACAAGAAGCAGACGGGCGGCGCTGGGCAGTTTGCGGAGGTGCATCTGCGAGTCGAGCCTTTGGAGCGTGGCAAAGGGTTCGAATATGTAAACGAAGTTTTCGGCGGCGCCATCTCCAGCAGCTTCATCCCGTCTATTGAAAAGGGTATTCGCCAGGTGATGGAGCAAGGAGTGATCGCCGGGTATCCGGTGGTGGATATCAAAGCGGCTGTCTACGATGGGAAGGAGCATCCGGTGGATTCTAAAGACATTGCGTTCCAGATCGCCGGACGCGAGGCCTTTAAGCTGGCAGTTCAACAGGCAGGGCCAATTCTGCTGGAGCCAATCATGAACGTCACGATTACTGTACCTGAGCAATACATGGGCGATGTCATGAGCGACCTGAACACCAGGCGAGGACGAGTGCAAGGCATGGAACAGGTGCGCGGCAAGAGCATCGTTCGAGCACAGGTGCCGTTAGCGGAGATGCAACGATATTCCACTGACCTACGTTCCATAACCCAAGGGCGGGGCGTCTACACGATGGAGTTTTCGCACTACGAGCCGGTGCCTAGCCACCTTGCGGAGAAGATCATCGCTCAGGCCAAGCAGGAAGCCGAAGCGGAGAGATAA
- a CDS encoding carboxypeptidase regulatory-like domain-containing protein codes for MSAFPAPPQVAQGELLLLYGQVTDKAGTPIAGVTVVIWQTDANGIYDHPRAPFTEQRDKAFQFFGTAITDEQGLYMFRTIVPGRYSPRPRHIHVKVKREGQELLTTQFYFAMDQAEVEREGIFRAAGRNGDLLFVELIAATDAWGRPVLLGQRDIVLDVGSGARRPTPPQAEGPYYPVADINQHDNDLAVR; via the coding sequence TTGTCTGCTTTCCCAGCTCCACCGCAAGTCGCTCAAGGCGAGCTCCTATTGCTCTATGGCCAGGTGACTGACAAAGCAGGGACCCCAATTGCCGGTGTCACAGTAGTGATTTGGCAGACCGATGCAAATGGCATTTATGACCACCCGAGAGCCCCATTCACCGAGCAACGCGACAAGGCTTTTCAGTTCTTTGGCACTGCCATAACTGACGAACAAGGCCTATATATGTTCCGCACCATTGTACCGGGCCGCTATTCGCCTCGCCCACGGCATATTCATGTCAAAGTGAAACGAGAGGGACAAGAGCTTTTGACTACACAGTTTTACTTTGCAATGGACCAAGCCGAGGTGGAGCGTGAGGGCATCTTCCGAGCGGCTGGTAGGAACGGTGACCTGCTTTTTGTGGAGTTAATTGCCGCCACCGACGCGTGGGGACGACCGGTGTTGTTGGGACAACGAGACATAGTGCTGGATGTTGGTTCTGGCGCGCGCAGGCCCACGCCGCCTCAGGCGGAAGGTCCCTACTATCCGGTAGCCGATATCAACCAACACGATAACGATTTGGCAGTGCGGTAA
- a CDS encoding bifunctional ADP-heptose synthase, with product MTAAAELVSRLAGYRIVVVGDLILDEYMVGRATRLSREAPVPVLEYVRSFTVLGGAANPAHNVVALKGRASVIGVVGDDAAGRSLIDQMAAAGLDVEGVVVDPTRCTTVKTRIVAEGSLIFAQHLARIDRVDRRPVTGEVLTALQAHIERLSEGAHALLISDYGSGVVVPALVETARAVAGARGILMTADSQGRLSAFRGFDLVKCNRAEAEAQLEVSLNTDADFEWAAGRLLSAISVKTLVITRGPDGMTVAVRGRPILHLPAANRSEVFDVTGAGDTVIAVMTLALAAGIEIETAALLANRAAGLVVRRMGNVTVSPVELAAALASEK from the coding sequence GTGACAGCGGCGGCAGAGTTGGTCAGCCGGTTGGCTGGATATCGAATTGTAGTCGTTGGGGACCTGATTTTAGACGAATACATGGTAGGGCGGGCGACGCGCTTGAGCCGAGAAGCTCCGGTCCCGGTGCTGGAATACGTGCGCAGCTTTACAGTCCTGGGAGGCGCAGCGAATCCGGCGCACAACGTGGTTGCGCTGAAAGGGCGGGCGAGTGTGATAGGTGTGGTAGGGGACGATGCAGCTGGCCGTAGTTTGATCGATCAGATGGCGGCGGCAGGGTTAGATGTAGAGGGAGTGGTTGTGGACCCGACGCGCTGCACCACGGTGAAAACCCGTATCGTGGCCGAAGGCTCGTTGATCTTCGCTCAGCACCTGGCACGTATCGATCGAGTGGATCGCCGGCCAGTGACGGGCGAGGTACTGACGGCGCTGCAAGCCCACATCGAGCGGCTATCAGAAGGAGCCCATGCACTGCTCATCTCCGATTACGGTTCCGGTGTAGTGGTGCCGGCCCTAGTGGAGACGGCGCGGGCGGTGGCGGGCGCACGTGGCATTCTGATGACGGCGGATTCGCAGGGAAGGCTGAGCGCCTTTCGTGGATTTGACCTGGTAAAGTGCAATCGGGCAGAAGCTGAAGCCCAGCTAGAGGTTTCGCTAAACACCGATGCCGATTTCGAGTGGGCAGCCGGTCGGCTATTGTCGGCGATTAGCGTGAAGACATTGGTCATCACGCGCGGGCCGGATGGGATGACCGTGGCTGTGCGAGGGCGGCCGATTTTACATTTGCCGGCCGCCAATCGCTCAGAGGTGTTCGATGTGACAGGAGCTGGGGATACCGTGATCGCCGTGATGACCTTAGCGCTGGCGGCAGGGATAGAGATAGAAACAGCTGCGCTTTTAGCTAACCGGGCGGCGGGCCTAGTGGTGCGTCGGATGGGCAACGTGACCGTATCACCGGTGGAGCTAGCTGCCGCTCTGGCCTCCGAAAAATGA
- a CDS encoding WecB/TagA/CpsF family glycosyltransferase yields MADGIQAAPCRILGVRVDPVTMKEALDRLASFVAEGTPHHVVTINPEFVIASRRHPAFRLVLEAADLCLADGVGLLWAGRILGRPLPERVAGSDLLPRIAERAAREGWRLFFLGARPGVAQQAAQVLASRYVGLSVAGTYPGSPADEEAPEIISRIRATRPDMLFVAFGAPAQDLWIARYRDVLAVPVMMGIGGALDFIAGVVRRAPTWMRRAGLEWLYRLIRQPWRWRRMLALPQFAARVVAERFVGERAW; encoded by the coding sequence ATGGCTGACGGCATACAAGCCGCGCCCTGCCGGATTCTGGGCGTTCGAGTAGACCCGGTGACAATGAAAGAGGCGCTGGACCGCCTAGCGAGCTTCGTCGCCGAGGGCACGCCTCACCATGTGGTCACCATCAATCCGGAATTCGTCATAGCCTCGCGACGCCATCCTGCTTTCCGCCTGGTGTTAGAGGCGGCCGACTTGTGTCTGGCCGATGGAGTTGGGCTGTTATGGGCAGGGCGGATCTTGGGACGGCCACTGCCGGAGCGAGTAGCCGGGTCTGACCTGCTGCCAAGGATTGCCGAACGCGCGGCGCGAGAGGGATGGCGGCTGTTTTTTCTGGGCGCCCGGCCAGGCGTAGCACAGCAAGCTGCCCAGGTATTGGCATCTCGGTATGTCGGGCTCTCGGTGGCAGGCACCTACCCCGGCTCGCCGGCCGATGAAGAGGCGCCGGAGATCATCTCCCGCATCCGGGCTACGCGGCCGGACATGCTGTTTGTCGCCTTTGGCGCTCCGGCCCAGGATCTATGGATCGCCCGGTATCGGGATGTGTTGGCGGTGCCCGTGATGATGGGGATAGGTGGGGCGTTGGATTTCATCGCAGGGGTTGTTCGGCGAGCACCGACGTGGATGCGGCGAGCAGGGTTAGAGTGGTTGTATCGCTTGATTCGTCAGCCATGGCGATGGCGACGCATGCTGGCACTCCCACAATTTGCCGCGCGCGTGGTGGCTGAGCGTTTCGTAGGAGAGCGGGCTTGGTGA
- a CDS encoding glycosyltransferase family 9 protein, producing the protein MSGPHRILAVKLADLGDVLLCTPALRALRQTYPQARLDALVTPHTELLIRHTGLVDRVIPFPKHDYDAPRELRHLARWKRLVSLFAQLWTARYDAVALFHHLSTRYGAIKWRLLAAATGAPRIAGLENGRGHGWLTCPVPDEGFGRRHEVEYALAVAQALGARTEDTSLVLPPFADEDERVAALMGEDRAPYIVIHAGSGSYSRARRWDPWKFAAVADALVDRLGVNVVVVGTFTDDGDKVVRAMRSPALNLQGQTDLADLAAVLRRCKLFIGADSGVMHLAAAVGVPVIALFGPSNHQAWRPWAPPARARVVRLGIPCSPCSYIGTQVGAREGCPQRACMADLGPEPVLAAAMELWRDG; encoded by the coding sequence ATGTCCGGTCCCCACCGGATTTTGGCAGTCAAACTAGCCGACCTGGGCGACGTGTTGCTGTGCACACCAGCGCTGCGTGCTCTACGGCAGACCTATCCGCAAGCGCGCTTAGACGCATTGGTCACGCCGCATACAGAGCTGCTGATCCGCCATACTGGGCTGGTAGATCGTGTGATCCCTTTTCCTAAACATGACTACGATGCGCCACGCGAGCTGCGGCACCTCGCCCGATGGAAGCGGCTGGTGTCGCTTTTCGCTCAATTATGGACTGCGCGTTACGACGCGGTAGCGTTATTTCATCACCTAAGTACCAGGTACGGGGCGATCAAATGGCGGCTGTTGGCTGCAGCGACGGGTGCGCCGCGCATAGCCGGGCTGGAGAACGGCCGCGGTCATGGCTGGTTAACCTGTCCTGTGCCCGATGAGGGCTTCGGCCGGCGCCATGAGGTGGAATACGCGCTAGCAGTTGCCCAGGCGTTGGGCGCGCGAACGGAGGATACTTCGCTAGTGTTGCCGCCTTTTGCCGATGAGGATGAACGGGTGGCAGCGCTGATGGGGGAAGATCGGGCGCCTTATATCGTGATCCACGCCGGCTCCGGCAGCTATAGCCGAGCCCGGCGCTGGGATCCATGGAAGTTCGCAGCTGTGGCCGATGCGCTGGTGGACCGCTTAGGCGTGAACGTGGTTGTGGTAGGCACTTTCACTGATGACGGTGATAAGGTGGTTAGGGCGATGCGGTCCCCAGCGCTCAATCTGCAGGGGCAGACGGATCTGGCCGATCTGGCTGCCGTTCTACGCCGATGTAAGCTGTTCATTGGAGCGGATTCCGGAGTGATGCACCTGGCAGCTGCGGTGGGAGTGCCGGTGATCGCCCTCTTTGGGCCTTCCAACCATCAGGCATGGAGGCCATGGGCCCCCCCAGCGCGCGCTCGAGTTGTGCGGCTGGGCATCCCTTGCAGCCCTTGCTCATATATTGGGACGCAAGTGGGCGCCCGCGAAGGGTGCCCACAACGCGCGTGTATGGCCGACCTGGGCCCTGAGCCCGTTCTCGCCGCCGCGATGGAGCTATGGAGGGATGGCTGA
- a CDS encoding glycosyltransferase family 4 protein, whose translation MPPANGLGNGVLIGIDASRAVRAQRTGTERYSLELIRHLLALNGRHHWRLYFSSPPESGLFAADERVDWRVLRMPRLWTHLGLSWEMVVRPPDVLFVPAHVLPLWQPARSVVTVHDLGYRRYPEAHPWQQRWYLEWSTWWNARTATHVLADSQATRDDLIATYDMDPGRITVVYPGRNESIARVDNPARWAVVRARYGIGPHYVLYVGTLQPRKNLIRLIQAFARLCARHQDIPPDLELVLAGQPGWLSEAILAEPRRLRIEHRIRFPGYVDDADLPALISGALVYAYPSLHEGFGFPVLEAQACGVPVLTSTVSSLPEVAGDAAWLVEPIDVDAIADGLHRLLTDEWLRAQLITRGYRNVQRFSWAQTARQVLNVLEEVGGAA comes from the coding sequence ATGCCACCGGCTAACGGGTTGGGGAACGGCGTGCTGATCGGAATCGACGCTAGCCGGGCGGTGCGAGCGCAACGTACCGGCACCGAGCGCTACTCGCTAGAGCTAATCCGTCATCTGCTGGCCCTGAACGGGCGGCATCATTGGCGACTCTATTTCTCATCGCCGCCTGAGTCAGGGCTATTTGCTGCTGATGAGCGAGTGGACTGGCGCGTGCTCCGGATGCCACGGCTATGGACCCATCTGGGCCTAAGCTGGGAGATGGTGGTCCGGCCACCCGATGTATTGTTCGTGCCGGCGCATGTATTGCCCCTCTGGCAGCCGGCGCGCAGCGTGGTCACCGTGCACGATCTGGGGTATCGTCGCTATCCTGAAGCGCATCCATGGCAACAACGATGGTATTTGGAGTGGTCTACCTGGTGGAATGCGCGCACCGCCACGCACGTCTTGGCGGATTCACAGGCCACACGTGACGACCTCATCGCCACCTACGACATGGACCCAGGCCGGATCACCGTCGTTTATCCGGGTCGCAACGAGTCCATCGCCCGGGTAGATAACCCAGCGAGATGGGCTGTGGTGCGAGCGCGCTACGGCATCGGCCCACACTATGTGCTGTATGTGGGGACCTTACAGCCGCGCAAAAACCTGATCCGCCTCATCCAGGCGTTCGCCCGCCTATGTGCCCGTCATCAGGATATCCCTCCCGATCTAGAGCTGGTATTAGCTGGCCAGCCGGGATGGCTGTCGGAGGCGATCCTAGCCGAACCGCGGCGCCTGAGGATCGAGCATCGCATCCGCTTCCCCGGCTATGTAGACGATGCCGATTTGCCGGCCTTGATCTCAGGGGCGTTGGTGTACGCCTACCCGTCCCTGCATGAAGGATTTGGCTTCCCTGTGCTAGAGGCCCAGGCATGTGGCGTGCCGGTGTTGACCTCGACGGTCTCCTCCTTGCCAGAGGTGGCCGGTGACGCCGCCTGGCTAGTGGAACCCATCGACGTGGACGCGATTGCTGATGGGTTACATCGCCTGCTAACCGACGAGTGGCTGCGCGCCCAGCTAATCACCCGCGGCTATCGCAACGTGCAACGCTTTTCGTGGGCTCAAACAGCGCGCCAGGTGCTGAATGTGCTGGAAGAGGTGGGAGGGGCAGCGTGA
- the rpiB gene encoding ribose 5-phosphate isomerase B: MRIAVAADHAGFELKNEIVSFLRMEGYEVQDLGTYSTDSVDYPDYARLVVQELLTGRCDYGILICGTGIGMSITANRHPGIRAALCTDAFMARVSREHNDANVLCLGGRVIGVGLALDIVNAWLNASFAGGRHARRVEKIELSQEWQPS, encoded by the coding sequence ATGCGCATCGCGGTAGCAGCGGATCATGCCGGCTTTGAGCTCAAAAACGAGATCGTCTCTTTCCTGCGCATGGAAGGATATGAGGTGCAGGACCTGGGAACCTACTCGACGGATTCTGTAGATTATCCAGATTATGCACGGCTAGTGGTACAGGAACTGCTGACGGGACGCTGTGATTACGGCATCTTAATCTGTGGAACGGGCATCGGTATGAGCATCACGGCTAATCGCCATCCTGGGATTCGTGCCGCCTTGTGCACCGATGCTTTCATGGCCCGCGTCAGCCGTGAGCACAACGACGCCAATGTATTGTGCCTAGGAGGGCGCGTGATCGGCGTTGGCCTGGCGTTGGATATCGTAAACGCTTGGCTTAACGCTTCGTTCGCTGGCGGACGGCATGCCCGGCGGGTGGAGAAGATCGAGTTGAGCCAGGAATGGCAGCCCAGCTAA
- a CDS encoding inorganic diphosphatase, with protein sequence MNLWRELPPGPDVPRVVYVVVEIPKRSRNKYEYDKQGGFIKLDRVLYSPLHYPGDYGFIPRTLHSDGDPLDVLVMTNEPTFSGCVIEARPLGIFHLLDKDKLDDKILAVPHTDPLFDSYRSLEDLPPHFLDEMAHFFSVYKDLEQVEVKAQGWEGVEKAHAEIERAIETYMRTLRIS encoded by the coding sequence ATGAATTTGTGGCGGGAGTTACCGCCGGGTCCTGATGTCCCTCGGGTCGTGTATGTCGTCGTGGAGATCCCTAAGCGCTCGCGTAACAAGTACGAATACGATAAGCAGGGCGGTTTCATCAAGCTGGATCGGGTGCTTTATTCTCCGCTCCATTATCCTGGTGACTACGGCTTTATCCCCCGCACCTTGCACTCGGACGGTGATCCGCTTGACGTGTTAGTGATGACCAACGAGCCAACCTTCTCCGGCTGTGTCATCGAGGCCCGGCCGCTGGGGATCTTCCACCTACTCGACAAAGACAAGCTCGATGATAAGATCTTGGCCGTGCCTCACACGGATCCACTTTTCGACAGCTATCGCTCGCTAGAAGACCTACCTCCTCACTTTTTGGACGAGATGGCACATTTCTTCAGCGTCTACAAGGACCTAGAGCAGGTGGAAGTCAAGGCACAGGGATGGGAGGGCGTAGAGAAAGCCCACGCTGAGATCGAGCGTGCAATCGAAACCTACATGCGTACCCTGCGCATCAGCTGA
- the rodA gene encoding rod shape-determining protein RodA has product MRGQAVNSPRRIWRDFDFVLAGAVLLLVAYGIAMIRSAVANSPGLEEVTRRQIIYSLIGIVLMLAVAAIDYRNLSSLQKPIYLVLLALLLLVDAIGMTAGGAQSWIDLGIFPIQPSELGKILMILILASYLATHEEQMKRFVYVIPALALLIPPVVLIYLQPDLGTAISLTVIGGVMILMSGIRFWHALILGGAGLASLPVIWMSLEGYMRDRVLMFLYPERNPAASYNVIQALISIGSGGWLGKGYGQGSQSQLHFLRVRHTDFIFSVIAEELGFVGAVTLMLLIVIVLLRLIRIAEQARDSLGRSIAIGVTTLIFFQSVVNIGMNLNLLPVTGIPLPFISYGGSSLVTMLMGIGLAESIALRRRKIGF; this is encoded by the coding sequence ATGAGGGGACAGGCTGTTAACTCGCCACGGCGTATATGGCGCGACTTCGATTTTGTCTTAGCAGGCGCAGTGCTACTGTTAGTCGCCTATGGCATTGCGATGATCCGCTCAGCCGTAGCCAACTCGCCCGGCTTGGAGGAAGTAACGCGACGGCAAATCATCTATAGCCTCATCGGCATCGTGCTTATGTTGGCCGTGGCGGCCATAGATTACCGGAACCTGAGCAGCTTACAGAAGCCGATTTATCTAGTGCTATTGGCGTTACTATTGCTTGTAGACGCCATAGGGATGACCGCAGGCGGCGCTCAAAGCTGGATTGATCTGGGCATTTTCCCCATTCAGCCTTCCGAACTAGGCAAAATCCTCATGATCTTGATCCTGGCCAGCTACCTGGCCACCCATGAAGAGCAGATGAAGCGTTTCGTGTATGTGATCCCGGCCCTTGCGTTGTTGATACCGCCGGTGGTGCTCATCTATTTGCAGCCGGACCTAGGCACGGCGATCTCACTTACCGTTATTGGCGGCGTGATGATCTTGATGAGCGGAATACGCTTCTGGCACGCGTTGATACTGGGAGGAGCAGGGCTGGCCTCTTTGCCGGTCATCTGGATGTCTCTGGAGGGATACATGCGGGATCGGGTCCTGATGTTTCTCTATCCGGAGCGAAATCCTGCCGCTAGCTATAACGTCATCCAGGCGCTGATCAGCATCGGCTCAGGGGGATGGTTGGGCAAGGGATATGGCCAGGGATCGCAGAGTCAACTGCATTTTTTGAGAGTTCGCCATACCGATTTCATCTTCTCGGTGATCGCGGAGGAACTGGGGTTTGTCGGTGCAGTGACCCTGATGTTACTGATCGTGATCGTGCTGTTGCGCCTGATCCGCATTGCCGAACAGGCCCGTGATTCGCTGGGCAGGTCCATTGCTATTGGCGTGACCACCCTTATTTTCTTTCAAAGCGTGGTCAACATCGGTATGAACCTCAATCTGTTACCCGTCACTGGTATCCCCTTGCCATTCATCAGCTATGGCGGCAGCTCGCTTGTCACTATGCTGATGGGCATTGGCCTAGCAGAAAGCATAGCCCTCCGCCGCCGCAAAATAGGTTTTTGA